Proteins encoded in a region of the Pseudomonadota bacterium genome:
- a CDS encoding YbaB/EbfC family nucleoid-associated protein: protein MKGMGNMMKQAQKLQAGMAKMQEELALKTVEATAGGGMIKVQANGKQQVLSITIEKEVVDPDDVEMLQDLILAAVNDALLKSQEMVSQEMGKLTGGMNIPGLM from the coding sequence ATGAAGGGAATGGGGAATATGATGAAACAGGCCCAGAAGCTTCAGGCCGGTATGGCAAAAATGCAGGAAGAGCTGGCCTTAAAAACTGTTGAAGCAACTGCTGGCGGAGGCATGATTAAAGTACAGGCAAATGGTAAACAACAGGTGCTTTCAATAACAATAGAAAAAGAAGTTGTTGATCCAGATGATGTTGAAATGCTTCAAGACCTTATTCTTGCTGCGGTAAATGATGCTTTATTGAAATCCCAGGAAATGGTTTCACAGGAAATGGGCAAATTAACAGGCGGTATGAATATTCCGGGCCTGATGTGA
- the recR gene encoding recombination mediator RecR, translating to MNMHYPLSVLNLIKNLTKLPGVGEKTAERYAINILRSSQKQAEQLADSILNMKQKVRICNICFALSETEVCHICSNPSRNNSLLCVMEQPADMVAIEKSGSFNGLYHILSGALSPINGIGPDDIKIRELIKRIDEGKITEVVIATSTSVEGEATASYIVQCLSKYSVKVTRIASGVPIGSDLKYVDQVTLRKAMETRHAI from the coding sequence ATGAATATGCATTACCCTTTGTCCGTTTTGAATCTGATAAAAAATCTTACTAAACTTCCGGGAGTAGGAGAAAAAACAGCCGAACGCTACGCTATAAATATTCTGCGATCTTCACAGAAACAAGCTGAGCAGCTTGCTGACAGCATACTCAATATGAAGCAGAAAGTTAGAATATGCAATATATGTTTTGCCTTAAGCGAAACTGAAGTTTGTCATATATGCAGTAATCCATCCAGAAATAACTCGTTATTGTGCGTGATGGAACAGCCTGCCGATATGGTTGCAATAGAAAAATCCGGGTCATTTAACGGACTTTATCATATACTTTCAGGAGCTTTATCTCCGATTAACGGTATCGGGCCGGACGATATTAAGATAAGAGAGCTTATCAAAAGAATTGATGAAGGGAAAATTACCGAGGTTGTTATTGCCACAAGCACAAGTGTTGAAGGCGAGGCAACTGCTTCGTATATTGTTCAGTGTCTTTCAAAATATTCTGTAAAGGTTACACGCATTGCATCCGGTGTTCCGATCGGCAGTGACCTGAAATATGTTGATCAGGTAACGTTGAGAAAGGCGATGGAGACCAGACATGCGATCTAA
- a CDS encoding YkgJ family cysteine cluster protein, which translates to MRSKHIFQPDDIFKCKMCGDCCKGYGGTYVTKKDIEAIAEYINTDPESFVSKYCDISCGKPLLKQGLNKYCIFWDKACTIHPVKPRMCKKWPFIESIIADVDNWYVMGGLCAGIHTDVPPAAVLDCVVKELSKNS; encoded by the coding sequence ATGCGATCTAAGCATATTTTTCAGCCCGATGATATATTTAAGTGCAAAATGTGCGGCGATTGCTGTAAGGGATATGGCGGAACATATGTAACAAAAAAAGATATTGAAGCTATCGCAGAATATATAAATACTGATCCTGAAAGCTTTGTCAGTAAATATTGTGATATATCATGCGGGAAACCTTTACTAAAACAGGGCCTAAACAAATATTGTATTTTCTGGGATAAGGCATGTACTATACACCCTGTTAAACCTCGTATGTGTAAAAAGTGGCCGTTTATAGAAAGTATTATTGCTGATGTTGATAACTGGTATGTTATGGGCGGGTTGTGCGCCGGTATCCATACGGATGTTCCTCCTGCCGCTGTGTTAGACTGTGTTGTAAAAGAGCTTTCTAAAAATAGTTGA